Below is a genomic region from bacterium.
CTGATGACCTGAAGTTTATCCTGGTCAAGAGGTTCAACTCGAAAATCGAAGAGACTCAGGTGGTCAATGGAGAACTGGCCATATGGGTATCTGCGGCAAATCTTCTGGAGGTTTGCCGGTTTCTCAGGGAATCCGACCTGGCTTTTGATCATCCCCGCTGTCTGTGCGGTGTTGACCGGGAGGAGCATCTTGAAGTCGTCTACCACCTTTGCTCTACCACCCGCAGCCATAAGATCACCATTAAGGTTAAACTGTCCCGCACTGCGCCGAAAGTCCCTTCTCTCTATCCGGTCTATAAAGGTGCGGACTGGCATGAACGGGAAACCGCGGAGATGTTCGGCATCGTCTTCGAGGGGCATCCCGATCCCCGGCATTTACTGCTTTTAGAGGATTTTCAAGGTTATCCGTTAAGGAAGGATTTCTCATGCCCTGACCAGTCATAAAAAACTTCTTCTCTTGAGGTTGAAGAGCACATGGAAATTACAACAACGCAGTTTTTAAACATGGGCCCCCAGCATCCCAGCACGCACGGCGTTTTCCGTATGATGCTGGAATTGGATGGAGAACGGGTGGTAATGTGCCAGCCTCACCTCGGCTATCTGCATCGCGGGCTTGAAAAACTGGCCGAGAACCGGACCTATCCGCAAATCATTTCCCTGACCGACCGGCTGCATTATGCAAATGCCTTCCAGAATGAGCTGACCTATTGCCTGGCAGTCGAGAGACTGCTCGGCCTTGAGGTTCCCAAGAGGGCCCAGTATATCCGCGTACTGCTGGCCGAGTTGTCAAGGATGCAAAATCACATGATCTTTTTTGGCGCCCTGGGCATGGACATCGGCGCGCTGACTCCCTTCTTCTATTCTTTCAAGGATCGCGAGACCATCCTGGACTTTTTCGAAGAAATTTCAGGGGCCCGGCTCACCTTCAATTACCTGCGGATCGGCGGTCTGAAAGAAGACCTCCCGGAAGGAATTCTCGATCGCATTCTTGCCTTCACCGACCAGGTTCCCAAAATTGTTGACGAGTACGAAACCCTTCTTTCAGGAAACGAGATTTTTCTGGCCAGGATGAAGGGAATTGCCATCCTGTCCAGAGAACTGGCCATAAACCTGGGGATCACCGGGCCAATCCTGCGAAGCACCGGCGTAGCTTACGATATTCGTAAAGCTGATCCTTATTCATCCTATGAGGATTTTACCTTTTCCATCCCGGTGGGAACCTGCGGGGACAATTTTGACCGCTACCATATCCGGATGCAGGAGCTGCGGGAATCGAACAAGATCGTCCGCCAGGTCATCGAGCGCATGCCGGATGGAGACATTTGCGCCAAAGTCCCCAAGATAATCAAAATTGACGGTGAGGGCTACTTTCGAACCGAGACTTCGGTCGGAGAGCAGGGCGTGTATATCATCGGCAGGGGCGAGAAAAACCCGTACCGGGTCAAGTTCCGAAGCCCGGCTTTCGTGAATCTGCAAATGCTTCAGTATATTCTGCCCGGTGTGCTGGTGGCGGATGTGGTGGCCACTTTCAGCACGGTGGATATCTGCATGGGGGAGGTGGATCGATAATATGACCGGCTTGGGAACTCAATTCCTGGTAGCTTTGGGCATGCTCATCGGAATGCTGATTATTCTGCTGTCCACCATGTGGCTTGAGCGCAAGGCCCTGGCCCATTTCCAGTTCCGGCTCGGACCGATGAGGACCGGATACCACGGTCTGCTCCAGCCCATTGCCGATGCCATGAAGATGGTGGTCAAAGAGATGAGTATGCCTGAGGGTGTTGACAGCATTCTTTACGCTGCCGCTCCGTTCATTGTATTTATTCCGGCCTTCATGGTCATGGCAGCCATACCCTTTACCGCTACCATCAAAGCTGCCGATATGAATATGGGTATTTTCTACGTGATGGCTGTTCTATCGATCTCGACCGTAGGATACATGATGGCTGGATGGTCGTCTCATAATAAATACTCACTTCTGGGCTGCATGCGCTCCATCGGCCAGTTCGTCAGCTATGAGCTTCCCATGGGACTGTCCGTCCTGGCAGTCGTTATGATGGCCCAGACCCTCAACCTGAACAGCATTGCCCAGGCCCAAAGCTGCAACTGGAATATCTTCCGCTGGTATATTTTCAGGCAGCCGATAGCCTTTATCATTTTCTTCCTCGCCCTGAATGCGGAAATTTGCCGGGTGCCCTTTGATCTGCCTGAAGCGGAGTCCGAGTTGGTAGCCGGCTTCCATGTCGAGTATTCCGGGATGCGGTTCGCTCTCCTGCTCATGGCCGAATACATCGGACTTTTCACCCTGACTTCCATCTGTACAACCATTTTTCTGGGAGGATGGTATGGCCCCCCGGTACTTCCGGGTCTGGTCTGGTTTTTCATTAAAACGTTCAGCCTGATTTTTATCCTGTTCTGGACACGGGCTACCCTGCCAAGAGTCAGGGCAGATCAATTGATGTCCCTGGGCTGGAAGGTTCTGATGCCGGCAGCATTGATCAATGTCGTGATTACCGGCTTGTTAATCATGCTCAAGGTGTATTAGGGAAAGATAGGAGTCAGGAGTCAGAAGTCAGGAGCCGGGAGAGAGTGGTTTTTACTCTCTGCTTTTCTCTGTGCCTCTGGGCTTCTCTGTGGTGTCCTTTGTATTTGTCTTTGTCTTTTTGCAGTACACGCAATTGAGAAGCACTATAAAGGAGTAATAAGGTCATGAAAGGAATCATAACCGGAATGCGGCTTACCCTGAGTCATCTTTTCGACAAGCCGATCACCCGGCAGTATCCCAAGGAAAAGCCGGTGATGAAGGATCGGTTTCGGGGGAGAGTGGGACTGGTCCGCAGCAGGGAAACCGGTGAGCTTAAGTGTGTGGCCTGCGGGCTGTGCGCCAAGGCATGTCCGGACAATATCATTCATATCGTGCCGGGTACCGGAGATCCGGAAAAAGGGGAGAAAAAGAAATTCCCCAGGGAATATACCATTGACATCAGCCGGTGTATGTACTGCGGCTACTGTGTCGAAGCCTGCCCCTTCGGAGCCCTGACCATGACTCATGAGTACGAGCTGGCTACCTATGATAAAAATGATTTGATCTACACCATTGATAAAATTGTTGTGGATATCTAAGGACGGGTGAAAATAACAATCACCCCCACCCAGGTCTCCCCCATCAAGGGGGAGGAGAGGAAGGGAGGCTCTCCCCTCAAGGGAGAGATATCGGAGAAATCATGCAACTCGTAATCTTCATCGTTTTAGCCATTATCACCACAGTGGCGGGAATTATCATGGTTTCGGCGGATAATATCGCCCGCAGTATTTATTCCCATGTCCTTGCTCTTTTGGGAATTGCCGGTATCTATATTCTCCTGTATGCCGAATTTATGGCCGGAGTGCAGGTTCTGGTCTATGCAGGCGGCGTGTCCATCATGCTGCTGTTTGCCCTGATGCTTACCAAGCCTGCCAAAGGTGTCATCCGGGCGCTCGATCATCCGCGCCGGGCCCCGGCCTTTATTACCTCGATCGTTCTCTTTGGCCTGTTATCTTTCAGTATTGCCTATGCCCGGTGGCCGCTTCAGGCCGAGCCCTCACGGATTATGACCCCGGAGGTCATCGGCAGGGAGATGTTTGTCAAATATGTTCTCCCTTTTGAGATCGTATCCGTCATTTTGCTGGTGGCTCTGATCGGAG
It encodes:
- a CDS encoding NADH-quinone oxidoreductase subunit C, producing the protein MKGNGTPDTVSSEKKPAAGSPKPLGPDDLKFILVKRFNSKIEETQVVNGELAIWVSAANLLEVCRFLRESDLAFDHPRCLCGVDREEHLEVVYHLCSTTRSHKITIKVKLSRTAPKVPSLYPVYKGADWHERETAEMFGIVFEGHPDPRHLLLLEDFQGYPLRKDFSCPDQS
- a CDS encoding NADH-quinone oxidoreductase subunit J codes for the protein MQLVIFIVLAIITTVAGIIMVSADNIARSIYSHVLALLGIAGIYILLYAEFMAGVQVLVYAGGVSIMLLFALMLTKPAKGVIRALDHPRRAPAFITSIVLFGLLSFSIAYARWPLQAEPSRIMTPEVIGREMFVKYVLPFEIVSVILLVALIGAVVIGGREKQDTDNEEKEKS
- a CDS encoding NADH-quinone oxidoreductase subunit I, which produces MKGIITGMRLTLSHLFDKPITRQYPKEKPVMKDRFRGRVGLVRSRETGELKCVACGLCAKACPDNIIHIVPGTGDPEKGEKKKFPREYTIDISRCMYCGYCVEACPFGALTMTHEYELATYDKNDLIYTIDKIVVDI
- the nuoH gene encoding NADH-quinone oxidoreductase subunit NuoH, producing the protein MTGLGTQFLVALGMLIGMLIILLSTMWLERKALAHFQFRLGPMRTGYHGLLQPIADAMKMVVKEMSMPEGVDSILYAAAPFIVFIPAFMVMAAIPFTATIKAADMNMGIFYVMAVLSISTVGYMMAGWSSHNKYSLLGCMRSIGQFVSYELPMGLSVLAVVMMAQTLNLNSIAQAQSCNWNIFRWYIFRQPIAFIIFFLALNAEICRVPFDLPEAESELVAGFHVEYSGMRFALLLMAEYIGLFTLTSICTTIFLGGWYGPPVLPGLVWFFIKTFSLIFILFWTRATLPRVRADQLMSLGWKVLMPAALINVVITGLLIMLKVY
- a CDS encoding NADH-quinone oxidoreductase subunit D, whose translation is MEITTTQFLNMGPQHPSTHGVFRMMLELDGERVVMCQPHLGYLHRGLEKLAENRTYPQIISLTDRLHYANAFQNELTYCLAVERLLGLEVPKRAQYIRVLLAELSRMQNHMIFFGALGMDIGALTPFFYSFKDRETILDFFEEISGARLTFNYLRIGGLKEDLPEGILDRILAFTDQVPKIVDEYETLLSGNEIFLARMKGIAILSRELAINLGITGPILRSTGVAYDIRKADPYSSYEDFTFSIPVGTCGDNFDRYHIRMQELRESNKIVRQVIERMPDGDICAKVPKIIKIDGEGYFRTETSVGEQGVYIIGRGEKNPYRVKFRSPAFVNLQMLQYILPGVLVADVVATFSTVDICMGEVDR